The Pseudomonas orientalis genome contains a region encoding:
- a CDS encoding multidrug efflux RND transporter permease subunit, whose product MSGSRSPSAWCVDHPVATLLLTFALVLLGIIAFPRLAVAPLPEAEFPTIQVTAQLPGASPDTMASSVATPLEVQFSAIPGMTQMTSSSALGSSLLTLQFTLDKSIDTAAQEVQAAINTASGKLPGDMPSLPTWKKVNPADSPVLILSVSSASMPGTELSDYVETLLARQISQIDGVGQINITGQQRPAIRVQASPDKLAAVGLTLADIRLAIQQSSLNLAKGALYGADSVSTLSTNDQLFHPDEYGQLIVSYKNGAPVQLRDIARVINGAENAYVQAWSGDTPGVNLVISRQPGANIVDTVDRIQQALPRLEAMLPASVQVSVLTDRTKTIRASLHEVEMTLLIAILLVVAVMALFLRQLSATLIVSAVLGVSLVATFALMYVMGFSLNNLTLVAIVIAVGFVVDDAIVVVENIHRHLEAGLGKREAAIKGSGEIGFTVVSISFSLVAAFIPLLFMGGVVGRLFKEFALTATSTILISVVVSLTLAPTLAALFMGAPTHPAHAKPTFSERLLAGYARNLRRALAHQRSMAAIFVVTLALAVVGYVFIPKGFFPVQDTGFVLGTSEAAADVSYPDMVAKHKALAEIVKADPAVQAFSHSVGVTGSNQTIANGRFWIALKDRADRDVSASQFIDRIRPQLAKVPGIVLYLRAGQDINLSSGPSRAQYQYVLKSNDGPTLNTWTQRLTEKLRTNPAFRDLSNDLQLGGSITHITIDRQAAARFGLSATDVDQALYDAFGQRQINEYQTEINQYQVVLELDRQQRGKAESLNYFYLRSPLTNEMVPLSALARVDPPTVGPLSISHDGMFPAANLSFNLAPGVALGDAVIMLNQAKNDIGMPAAIIGNFQGAAQAFQSSLASQPWLILAALVAVYIILGVLYESFVHPLTIISTLPSAGLGALIMLWLLGQDFSIMALIGLVLLIGIVKKNGILMIDFALEAQRVRGLPPEDAIYEACVTRFRPIIMTTLAALLGAVPLMLGSGPGAELRQPLGIAVVGGLLVSQALTLFTTPVIYLYLERFFHRPKPALALATTH is encoded by the coding sequence ATGAGCGGCAGTCGCTCGCCCTCGGCCTGGTGCGTTGATCACCCGGTCGCCACCCTGCTGCTGACATTTGCCCTGGTGCTGCTGGGCATCATTGCCTTCCCGCGCCTGGCCGTCGCGCCACTGCCGGAAGCGGAATTTCCGACGATCCAGGTCACGGCCCAGTTACCCGGCGCCAGCCCGGACACCATGGCTTCCTCGGTGGCGACGCCGCTTGAGGTGCAATTCAGCGCCATCCCCGGCATGACCCAGATGACCTCCAGCAGCGCCTTGGGCTCAAGCCTGTTGACCCTGCAATTCACCCTGGACAAAAGCATCGACACCGCCGCCCAGGAAGTGCAGGCCGCGATCAACACCGCCTCCGGCAAGCTGCCCGGCGATATGCCGAGCCTGCCGACCTGGAAGAAGGTCAACCCGGCCGACAGCCCGGTGCTGATCCTCAGCGTCAGTTCCGCCAGCATGCCCGGCACCGAACTGAGCGACTACGTGGAAACCCTGCTGGCGCGCCAGATCAGCCAGATCGACGGTGTCGGCCAGATCAACATCACCGGCCAGCAACGCCCGGCGATTCGCGTGCAGGCCTCCCCCGACAAACTCGCGGCGGTCGGCCTGACGCTCGCGGACATCCGCCTGGCCATTCAGCAGTCGAGCCTGAATCTGGCCAAAGGCGCGCTCTACGGCGCCGACAGCGTGTCGACCCTGTCGACCAACGATCAACTGTTTCACCCCGACGAATACGGCCAGTTGATTGTGTCCTACAAGAATGGCGCACCGGTGCAGTTGCGTGATATCGCCAGGGTCATCAACGGTGCGGAAAACGCCTACGTGCAGGCCTGGTCCGGCGATACCCCGGGGGTCAACCTGGTGATCTCGCGCCAGCCGGGCGCGAATATCGTCGACACGGTCGACCGCATCCAGCAGGCACTGCCACGCCTGGAAGCGATGTTGCCGGCCTCGGTGCAGGTCAGCGTATTGACCGACCGCACCAAGACCATCCGCGCCTCCCTGCATGAAGTGGAAATGACCCTGCTGATCGCCATCCTGCTGGTGGTGGCGGTGATGGCGCTGTTCCTGCGCCAACTGTCGGCGACGTTGATTGTGTCGGCCGTGCTCGGTGTTTCGCTGGTGGCCACTTTCGCGCTGATGTATGTGATGGGCTTCAGCCTGAACAACCTGACCCTGGTCGCCATCGTGATTGCCGTGGGCTTTGTGGTGGACGATGCGATTGTGGTGGTGGAGAACATCCATCGGCACCTGGAGGCCGGGTTGGGCAAGCGCGAGGCCGCGATCAAAGGCTCGGGCGAAATCGGCTTTACCGTGGTCTCCATCAGCTTCTCGCTGGTGGCGGCCTTCATTCCACTGCTGTTCATGGGCGGTGTGGTCGGGCGGCTGTTCAAGGAGTTTGCGCTGACCGCCACCTCGACCATCCTGATTTCGGTGGTGGTCTCGCTGACCCTGGCGCCCACCCTCGCGGCACTGTTCATGGGTGCGCCGACCCATCCCGCCCATGCCAAACCCACGTTCAGCGAGCGCCTGCTGGCCGGTTATGCGCGCAACCTGCGCCGCGCCCTGGCCCATCAACGCAGCATGGCGGCGATCTTCGTGGTGACCCTGGCCCTGGCCGTGGTCGGCTACGTGTTTATCCCCAAGGGATTCTTCCCGGTGCAGGACACCGGTTTTGTGCTCGGCACCAGCGAGGCGGCGGCCGATGTGTCGTACCCGGACATGGTCGCCAAGCACAAGGCCCTGGCCGAGATCGTCAAGGCCGACCCGGCGGTGCAGGCGTTCTCCCACTCGGTGGGGGTGACCGGCAGCAACCAGACCATCGCCAACGGCCGCTTCTGGATTGCCTTGAAAGACCGCGCCGACCGCGACGTGTCCGCCAGCCAGTTCATCGACCGCATCCGCCCGCAACTGGCGAAGGTGCCGGGCATCGTCCTGTACCTGCGCGCCGGCCAGGACATCAACTTGAGCTCCGGCCCCAGCCGCGCCCAGTACCAATACGTGCTCAAGAGCAACGACGGTCCGACACTCAACACCTGGACCCAGCGTCTCACCGAAAAACTGCGCACCAACCCGGCGTTTCGTGACCTGTCCAACGACCTGCAACTGGGCGGCAGCATCACCCACATCACGATCGACCGCCAGGCCGCCGCGCGTTTCGGCCTGAGCGCCACCGATGTCGACCAGGCGCTGTACGATGCCTTCGGCCAGCGCCAGATCAACGAGTACCAGACCGAGATCAACCAGTACCAGGTGGTGCTGGAGCTGGATCGCCAACAGCGCGGCAAGGCCGAGAGCCTGAACTATTTTTACCTGCGCTCGCCGTTGACCAACGAGATGGTGCCCTTGTCGGCGCTGGCCAGGGTAGACCCGCCGACCGTGGGGCCGTTGTCCATCAGCCATGACGGCATGTTCCCCGCCGCCAACCTGTCGTTCAACCTGGCCCCCGGGGTGGCGCTGGGCGACGCGGTGATCATGCTCAACCAGGCCAAGAACGACATCGGCATGCCCGCTGCGATCATCGGTAACTTCCAGGGCGCGGCCCAGGCGTTCCAGAGTTCGCTGGCCAGCCAGCCGTGGCTGATCCTCGCGGCACTGGTGGCGGTCTACATTATCCTGGGCGTGCTGTACGAGAGTTTCGTGCACCCGCTGACGATCATTTCCACCCTGCCCTCGGCAGGCCTGGGCGCGTTGATCATGCTGTGGCTGTTGGGCCAGGACTTTTCGATCATGGCCCTGATCGGCCTGGTGCTGCTGATCGGTATCGTCAAGAAAAACGGCATCCTGATGATCGACTTCGCCCTCGAGGCCCAGCGCGTGCGGGGCCTGCCACCTGAGGACGCGATCTACGAAGCCTGTGTCACGCGGTTCCGGCCGATCATCATGACCACCCTCGCCGCCTTGCTAGGCGCGGTGCCGTTGATGCTCGGTTCCGGCCCCGGCGCGGAGCTGCGCCAACCGCTGGGCATCGCGGTGGTCGGTGGCTTGCTGGTGAGCCAGGCGCTGACGCTGTTCACCACGCCGGTCATATACTTGTACCTTGAACGTTTTTTCCACAGGCCCAAACCGGCGCTCGCGCTGGCGACCACACACTGA
- a CDS encoding 2-hydroxyacid dehydrogenase, producing the protein MKKTVLAFSRVTPQMIERLQQDFEVIAPNPKLGDINAQFNEALPHVHGLIGVGRKLGREQLEGARQLEVVSSVSVGYDNYDVAYFNERGIMLTNTPDVLTESTADLAFALLMSSARRVAELDAWTKAGQWKASVGAPLFGCDVHGKTLGIVGMGNIGAAVARRGRLGFNMPILYSGNSRKNALEQELGAQFRSLDQLLAEADFVCLVVPLSDKTRHLISRRELALMKPGAILINISRGPVVDEPALIEALQTQRIRGAGLDVYEKEPLAESPLFQLSNAVTLPHIGSATGETREAMANRALDNLRSALLGQRPQDLVNPQVWKG; encoded by the coding sequence ATGAAAAAGACTGTCCTCGCCTTCAGCCGTGTCACGCCGCAGATGATCGAGCGCCTGCAACAGGATTTCGAGGTGATCGCGCCCAATCCAAAGCTGGGCGACATCAACGCGCAATTCAACGAAGCCCTGCCCCATGTCCATGGCTTGATCGGTGTGGGCCGCAAGCTGGGCCGTGAACAGCTTGAAGGCGCGCGCCAGCTGGAGGTGGTGTCCAGCGTGTCGGTGGGCTACGACAACTACGATGTCGCGTACTTCAATGAGCGCGGGATCATGCTCACCAATACCCCTGACGTGCTCACCGAAAGCACCGCCGACCTGGCCTTCGCCCTGTTGATGAGCAGCGCGCGCCGCGTGGCCGAGCTGGATGCCTGGACCAAGGCCGGCCAGTGGAAAGCCAGCGTTGGCGCACCGTTGTTCGGCTGCGATGTGCACGGCAAGACACTGGGCATCGTCGGCATGGGCAATATCGGCGCAGCCGTGGCCCGGCGTGGGCGCCTGGGCTTCAATATGCCGATCCTGTACAGCGGCAACAGCCGCAAGAACGCGCTGGAACAGGAACTGGGCGCACAGTTTCGCAGCCTCGACCAGTTGCTGGCCGAGGCGGATTTCGTCTGCCTGGTAGTGCCCTTGAGCGACAAGACCCGTCACCTGATCAGTCGCCGGGAGCTGGCGCTGATGAAGCCCGGTGCCATCCTGATCAACATCTCCCGTGGCCCGGTGGTGGACGAGCCGGCACTGATCGAAGCCCTGCAAACCCAACGCATTCGTGGCGCCGGGCTGGATGTGTATGAAAAGGAACCGCTGGCCGAGTCGCCACTGTTCCAACTGAGCAATGCGGTGACCCTGCCGCACATCGGTTCGGCCACCGGCGAAACCCGCGAAGCCATGGCCAACCGCGCGCTGGACAACCTGCGCAGCGCCTTGCTCGGACAGCGCCCCCAGGACCTGGTGAACCCGCAGGTGTGGAAGGGCTGA
- a CDS encoding heavy metal sensor histidine kinase, translating to MSANSIALRLSGMFSLVALLIFVLIGGALYQQVDRGLGLLPGAELDARYSVLESSVNRFGTPEHWVKIKAKLKLLGEEDKRIRFWVVSSDPGYEYGEPDAQIRAFAQGPTGKRDLRLPGHDYPFKVLVSQFAAKEQRPPLRFMIAIDTENFRATQHHLLVALVSLALVGVIMASLLGFWVSRIGLKPLEKLSAEARKLAPPKLSGRLQLSPLPPELSQFVNSFNATLDRVELAYSRLESFNADVAHELRSPLTNLIGQTQVALTRGRSAEHYFEVLQSNLEELERLRSIINDMLFLASADQGSKATKLIESALADEVATTLDYLDFILEDARVEVRVHGDARVQIEKAHLRRALINLLSNAVQHTAPGQVIDVHIAVQGHQVMIGVTNPGEAIADEHLPRLFERFYRVDASRSNSGANHGLGLAIVKAIALMHGGDVFVRSEGGGNTFGMTLPV from the coding sequence GTGTCGGCTAACTCCATCGCCCTGCGCCTGAGCGGCATGTTCAGCCTGGTGGCGCTGCTGATCTTCGTGCTGATCGGCGGCGCACTCTACCAGCAAGTGGACCGCGGCCTGGGGCTGTTGCCGGGGGCCGAACTGGATGCGCGCTACAGCGTGCTGGAATCCTCGGTGAACCGCTTCGGTACGCCCGAGCATTGGGTCAAGATAAAGGCCAAGCTCAAGCTGCTGGGCGAAGAAGACAAGCGCATTCGCTTCTGGGTGGTCAGCAGCGACCCGGGTTACGAATACGGCGAGCCCGATGCGCAGATTCGTGCGTTTGCCCAGGGCCCGACGGGTAAACGCGACCTGCGCCTGCCCGGCCATGATTATCCGTTCAAGGTGCTGGTCAGCCAGTTTGCCGCCAAGGAGCAACGCCCACCGCTGCGCTTCATGATCGCCATCGACACCGAGAATTTCCGCGCCACCCAGCACCATCTGCTGGTGGCGCTGGTCAGCCTGGCGCTGGTCGGCGTGATCATGGCCTCGCTGCTGGGTTTCTGGGTGTCGCGCATCGGCCTCAAACCCCTGGAAAAACTTTCGGCCGAAGCGCGCAAACTCGCGCCGCCCAAGCTCTCCGGGCGCCTGCAACTGTCACCGCTGCCGCCGGAACTGAGCCAGTTCGTCAACTCGTTCAACGCCACCCTCGACCGTGTGGAACTCGCCTACTCACGCCTGGAATCATTCAACGCCGACGTGGCCCATGAACTGCGCTCGCCGCTGACCAACCTGATCGGCCAGACCCAGGTCGCACTGACCCGCGGGCGCTCGGCCGAGCATTATTTCGAGGTGCTGCAATCGAACCTGGAAGAACTGGAGCGGCTGCGCTCGATCATCAACGACATGCTGTTCCTCGCCAGTGCCGACCAGGGCAGCAAGGCCACCAAGCTGATCGAAAGCGCCCTGGCCGATGAAGTCGCTACCACCCTCGATTACCTGGACTTCATCCTTGAAGACGCCCGGGTCGAAGTGCGCGTGCACGGTGATGCACGGGTACAGATCGAAAAGGCCCACCTGCGCCGCGCGCTGATCAACCTGCTGAGCAACGCGGTGCAACACACCGCGCCCGGACAGGTCATCGACGTGCACATAGCGGTGCAGGGACATCAGGTGATGATCGGCGTGACCAATCCCGGCGAGGCGATTGCCGACGAACACCTGCCGCGCCTGTTCGAACGTTTTTATCGAGTGGACGCGTCCCGCAGCAACAGCGGCGCGAATCACGGGTTGGGGCTGGCCATCGTGAAGGCGATTGCGCTGATGCATGGCGGGGATGTGTTTGTGCGCAGCGAGGGTGGCGGCAATACCTTCGGCATGACCCTGCCTGTCTAG
- a CDS encoding chemotaxis protein CheV, with translation MSTTKARADSLSLLLFTLRSGKLMAINLLKVSEIIPCPPLTKLPESHPHVKGIATLRGNSLAVIDLSRALGEMPLLDPNGGCLIVTDVSRSKQGLHVQAVSKIVHCLTTDIRPPPYGSGGNRAFITGVTQVEGGLVQVLDIEKVIHAIAPAPIEVAPTDLTMEEAEVLGNARILVVDDSQVALQQSVHTLRNLGLTCHTARSAKEAIDVLLELQGTGEQINVVVSDIEMSEMDGYALTRTLRETPDFQHLYILLHTSLDSAMNSEKARLAGADAVLTKFSSPELTKCLVVAAQTVAQKGL, from the coding sequence ATGTCCACCACCAAAGCCCGCGCAGACTCACTCTCGCTTCTGCTCTTTACCTTGCGCAGCGGCAAGCTGATGGCGATCAACCTGCTGAAAGTCAGCGAAATCATCCCCTGTCCGCCGCTGACCAAACTGCCGGAGTCGCACCCCCACGTCAAAGGCATTGCCACGTTGCGCGGTAACTCGTTGGCCGTGATCGACCTGAGCCGCGCCCTGGGCGAGATGCCGTTGCTGGACCCGAACGGCGGCTGCCTGATCGTCACCGATGTCAGCCGCTCCAAGCAGGGCTTGCATGTGCAGGCGGTGAGCAAGATCGTGCATTGCCTGACCACCGACATTCGTCCGCCGCCCTATGGCTCCGGCGGCAATCGCGCGTTCATTACCGGGGTCACCCAGGTGGAAGGTGGCCTGGTGCAAGTGCTGGATATCGAAAAAGTCATCCATGCCATCGCCCCGGCGCCGATTGAAGTCGCGCCGACCGACCTGACCATGGAAGAAGCCGAAGTCCTCGGCAATGCGCGCATTCTGGTGGTCGACGACAGCCAAGTGGCGCTGCAGCAATCGGTGCACACCTTGCGCAACCTCGGCCTGACCTGTCACACCGCGCGCAGTGCCAAGGAAGCCATCGATGTTCTGCTGGAACTGCAAGGCACCGGCGAGCAGATCAATGTGGTGGTGTCGGACATCGAAATGTCCGAGATGGACGGTTATGCCCTCACCCGCACTTTGCGCGAAACCCCGGACTTCCAGCACCTCTACATATTGCTGCACACCTCCCTGGACAGCGCGATGAACAGTGAGAAAGCGCGCCTGGCCGGTGCCGATGCGGTGCTGACCAAGTTTTCCTCCCCTGAGCTGACCAAGTGCCTGGTGGTCGCTGCGCAAACCGTGGCGCAAAAGGGTTTGTAA
- a CDS encoding YkgJ family cysteine cluster protein yields the protein MNTHFSCVGCGKCCSDHHVPLTLEEARHWAADGGNVIVLVEGFLASGLGLPQQQREHAERRSVVVPSGNTEAFVAITFAAYNAGRCRNLDEDNRCRIYERRPLVCRIYPMEINPHIPLNPSAKDCPPESWEQGPALIVGGELMDAELAELIRRSRQADRDDVHTKESVCALLGIRTAALKGDGFTAYLPDMQAFAQAIDAATAQPAPANQWVFHVSAMDIAEQLLDAGAQIATEVPANYAFIPLRAA from the coding sequence ATGAACACTCACTTTTCCTGCGTAGGTTGCGGCAAATGCTGCTCCGATCACCACGTCCCCCTGACCCTCGAAGAAGCCCGTCACTGGGCGGCGGACGGCGGTAACGTGATCGTGCTGGTCGAGGGTTTTCTGGCCAGCGGCCTGGGGTTGCCCCAGCAGCAACGTGAACATGCCGAGCGCCGTTCAGTGGTGGTCCCCAGCGGCAATACCGAGGCCTTTGTGGCAATCACCTTCGCCGCGTACAACGCCGGGCGCTGCCGGAATCTTGACGAAGACAATCGCTGCCGCATCTACGAACGACGCCCGCTGGTGTGTCGGATCTATCCGATGGAGATCAATCCGCATATCCCGTTGAACCCGAGCGCCAAGGATTGCCCACCGGAGTCGTGGGAACAGGGACCGGCGTTGATCGTTGGTGGTGAGTTGATGGACGCTGAACTGGCTGAACTGATCCGCCGTTCGCGCCAGGCCGACCGTGATGATGTGCACACCAAGGAGTCCGTGTGCGCCTTGCTGGGCATTCGTACCGCGGCGCTCAAGGGCGACGGGTTCACCGCGTACCTCCCGGATATGCAGGCGTTCGCCCAGGCCATTGACGCGGCGACTGCCCAGCCGGCGCCGGCCAATCAGTGGGTGTTTCATGTGTCCGCCATGGACATTGCCGAACAACTGCTGGACGCCGGCGCGCAGATTGCCACCGAGGTGCCGGCCAATTACGCGTTTATCCCGTTGCGGGCGGCCTGA
- a CDS encoding heavy metal response regulator transcription factor, with protein MRVLIIEDEEKTADYLHRGLTEQGYTVDVAREGVEGLHLALENDYAVIVLDVMLPALDGFGVLRALRARKQTPVIMLTARERVEDRIRGLREGADDYLGKPFSFLELVARLQALTRRSGGHEPVQVTVADLWIDLISRKASRNGVRLDLTAKEFSLLSVLARRQGEILSKTAIAEMVWDINFDSDANVVEVAIKRLRAKLDGPFEHKLLHTIRGMGYVLENRSVG; from the coding sequence ATGCGCGTCCTGATTATTGAAGATGAAGAAAAAACCGCGGACTACCTGCACCGCGGCCTGACGGAGCAAGGCTACACCGTCGACGTGGCGCGCGAAGGCGTCGAGGGTTTGCACCTGGCGCTGGAGAACGATTACGCGGTGATCGTGCTGGACGTGATGCTGCCGGCGCTCGACGGCTTCGGCGTGTTGCGCGCCTTGCGTGCGCGCAAACAGACCCCGGTGATCATGCTCACTGCCCGCGAACGCGTGGAAGATCGCATCCGTGGCCTGCGCGAAGGCGCCGACGACTACCTGGGCAAGCCGTTTTCCTTCCTGGAACTGGTGGCGCGCCTGCAAGCACTGACCCGACGCAGCGGCGGCCATGAGCCGGTGCAGGTGACGGTGGCCGACCTGTGGATCGACCTGATCAGCCGCAAGGCCAGCCGCAACGGCGTGCGCCTGGACCTGACCGCCAAGGAGTTCTCGCTGCTCAGCGTATTGGCGCGGCGCCAGGGCGAAATCCTGTCCAAGACCGCGATTGCCGAGATGGTCTGGGACATCAATTTCGACAGCGACGCCAACGTCGTCGAAGTCGCAATCAAACGCCTGCGCGCCAAACTCGACGGGCCCTTCGAGCACAAGCTGCTGCACACCATCCGTGGCATGGGCTACGTGCTGGAGAACCGCAGTGTCGGCTAA
- a CDS encoding efflux RND transporter periplasmic adaptor subunit codes for MHIKRNTALLVGALLVMAVTAWTLTRPAKTRLAAPSAIPVRVVSVVQQDVPRFVSGIGSVLSLHSVVIRPQIDGILTRLLVKEGQRVKAGDLLATIDDRSIRASLDQARAQRGESQAQLQVALVNLKRYKALSIDDGVSKQTYDQQQALVNQLKASVQGNQAAIDAAQVQLSYTQIRSPVSGRVGIRTVDEGNFLRMSDTQGLFSVTQIDPIAVEFSLPQQMLPSLQGLIAAPEKASVNAYLGADTDGQTGDLLGEGHLSVIDNQISSSTGTLRAKAEFANGAQKLWPGQLVTIKIQTALDRDALVVPPTVVQRGLDSHFVYRLNGDHVEVVPVQVSYQNSEMNIIKGVQAGDVLVSDGQSRLKAGARVEVLKEPPQIIQTADARVQP; via the coding sequence ATGCACATAAAACGAAACACGGCCCTGCTGGTGGGCGCCCTTCTGGTTATGGCAGTGACGGCCTGGACGCTGACTCGGCCCGCCAAGACCCGGCTGGCGGCCCCCAGCGCGATTCCAGTACGCGTGGTGAGCGTGGTGCAACAGGACGTGCCCCGCTTCGTCAGCGGCATCGGCTCGGTGTTGTCGTTGCACAGCGTGGTGATCCGTCCGCAGATCGACGGCATCCTCACTCGGTTGCTGGTCAAGGAAGGCCAGCGGGTCAAGGCCGGGGACTTGCTGGCAACCATCGATGACCGCTCGATCCGCGCCAGCCTCGACCAGGCCAGGGCGCAACGGGGGGAAAGCCAGGCGCAGCTGCAAGTGGCATTGGTCAACCTCAAGCGCTACAAGGCCCTGAGTATCGACGACGGTGTGTCGAAGCAGACCTACGACCAGCAACAAGCACTGGTCAATCAGCTCAAGGCCAGCGTCCAGGGTAACCAGGCTGCGATTGATGCGGCTCAAGTACAACTTTCCTACACGCAGATTCGCTCCCCCGTCAGTGGCCGCGTGGGCATTCGCACGGTAGATGAAGGAAACTTCCTGCGCATGAGCGATACCCAGGGGTTGTTCTCGGTCACCCAGATCGACCCGATTGCGGTCGAGTTTTCCCTGCCGCAGCAGATGCTGCCGAGCCTGCAAGGCCTGATCGCCGCGCCCGAGAAAGCCAGCGTGAATGCCTACCTGGGCGCCGACACCGACGGCCAGACCGGCGACTTGCTCGGCGAAGGCCACTTGAGCGTGATCGACAACCAGATCAGTTCCAGCACCGGCACCCTGCGTGCCAAGGCCGAGTTCGCGAACGGCGCGCAGAAGCTGTGGCCGGGACAACTGGTGACCATCAAGATCCAGACCGCGCTCGACAGGGACGCCCTGGTGGTGCCGCCAACGGTAGTGCAGCGTGGCCTGGACTCGCATTTCGTCTACCGGCTCAACGGTGACCATGTCGAAGTGGTGCCGGTGCAGGTCAGCTACCAGAACAGCGAGATGAATATCATCAAGGGCGTGCAGGCCGGGGATGTGCTGGTCAGCGACGGCCAGTCGCGGCTCAAGGCCGGCGCGCGGGTGGAAGTGCTCAAGGAGCCGCCGCAAATCATCCAGACCGCCGACGCCAGGGTGCAGCCATGA
- a CDS encoding transporter substrate-binding domain-containing protein, whose translation MALIHLCVTLALLLSVAAVVAVEPPRREIRFAVAAHFPPFQSRNPQGQLVGLNIELGNALCVQLNVQCTWVDQVVMENFPALDARQFDAIMGMAPTSSRQQWVNFSDDLYPITTRLVAHRDSGLSPDRQSLKGKRVGVLLRSNREAFALSRWAPSGVYIKSFWLNDQLVGSLLAGEIDATLQGAVEIREALLDKPEGMDFAFMGSPVLSKLLGSSVAIALRKTDTVLRTELNRALEQLKQNGEYQRILQPYRLDTTPIDPATLRPPATG comes from the coding sequence GTGGCCCTGATACACCTTTGTGTGACGCTTGCCCTCCTGCTGTCGGTGGCGGCGGTGGTCGCCGTCGAGCCGCCGCGACGCGAAATCCGCTTCGCCGTCGCGGCGCATTTCCCGCCTTTTCAAAGCCGCAACCCGCAAGGGCAATTGGTGGGGCTCAATATCGAATTGGGGAACGCCTTGTGCGTGCAGCTCAATGTGCAGTGCACCTGGGTCGACCAGGTCGTCATGGAAAATTTTCCCGCCCTCGACGCCCGGCAATTTGACGCGATCATGGGGATGGCGCCGACCTCGAGCCGACAGCAATGGGTCAATTTCAGCGATGATCTTTACCCGATCACCACGCGCCTGGTGGCACACAGGGATTCAGGCTTGAGCCCGGACAGGCAGTCACTCAAGGGCAAGCGTGTCGGGGTTCTGTTAAGGAGCAACCGGGAAGCCTTTGCCCTGTCACGCTGGGCGCCTTCGGGCGTGTACATCAAGAGTTTCTGGCTCAATGACCAACTGGTGGGCAGCCTCCTCGCGGGCGAGATCGATGCCACCCTGCAAGGCGCGGTGGAAATCCGCGAAGCCCTGCTCGACAAGCCCGAAGGTATGGATTTCGCTTTCATGGGCTCCCCGGTGTTGTCCAAGCTGTTGGGCAGCAGTGTCGCGATTGCCTTACGCAAGACCGATACCGTCCTGCGTACCGAGCTCAACCGCGCCCTGGAGCAACTCAAGCAAAACGGCGAATACCAGCGCATTCTCCAGCCCTACCGCCTCGACACAACCCCTATTGATCCAGCGACGCTCAGGCCGCCCGCAACGGGATAA
- a CDS encoding GNAT family N-acetyltransferase — translation MAEYFQLLRRDLTGSLPAPQWPVGTQLDHYRDELAPAIHAVLRMTQDQGGGRVVSLEPWRRQFVTDAEFDPRLCLVASNADGILGVAVCWTSAFIKNLSVHPCAQGQGLGRALLLHAFHVFKQRGEPYVDLKVLERNLRARQLYESAGMGFVLRDVVAAD, via the coding sequence TTGGCGGAGTATTTCCAGCTGCTGCGTCGCGATCTCACCGGTAGCCTGCCCGCCCCGCAGTGGCCGGTCGGTACGCAACTGGATCACTACCGCGATGAATTGGCCCCGGCCATTCACGCGGTATTGCGCATGACCCAGGATCAGGGCGGTGGCCGTGTGGTGAGCCTTGAGCCGTGGCGCCGGCAATTCGTCACCGATGCCGAGTTCGACCCCAGGCTGTGCCTGGTGGCCAGCAATGCCGATGGCATCCTCGGCGTGGCCGTCTGCTGGACCAGCGCCTTTATCAAGAACCTCTCGGTACACCCCTGCGCGCAGGGCCAGGGGCTGGGCCGGGCGTTGTTGCTGCATGCCTTCCACGTGTTCAAGCAGCGTGGCGAACCTTACGTGGATCTCAAGGTGCTGGAGCGTAATCTGCGCGCGCGGCAATTGTATGAAAGCGCAGGCATGGGCTTTGTCCTGCGCGACGTGGTTGCCGCGGACTGA